A part of Entelurus aequoreus isolate RoL-2023_Sb linkage group LG10, RoL_Eaeq_v1.1, whole genome shotgun sequence genomic DNA contains:
- the LOC133659196 gene encoding trace amine-associated receptor 13c-like has protein sequence MAEEAELCFPLLVNTSCRRTPRPRLAVVGASVLLPTVFLLTVTLNLMVIMSISHFRQLQTPTHLLLLSLASSDFLMGVFLLFQIFQLDGCWLFGDATCAAVYLLDHLISSASIGTMVLITVDRYVAVCDPLHYLVRVTRRRVELSIVLCWLFSSVFNVACSIDTLQRPGRGVSCVGECVVLVSGAVGQVDLIFTFIGPISTIALLNMRVFVAAVSHRVSVLPRPRGPKRSELRAARTLGVVVIVFFVCITPYFCVVASGQNVALNSSAAAVIICLFYFNSCINPLIYALFYRWFRKSIKLIVTLQILQPDSSRAHLL, from the exons ATGGCGGAGGAGGCCGAGCTGTGTTTCCCGCTGCTCGTCAACACGTCCTGCCGGAGGACGCCGCGCCCTCGCCTGGCTGTCGTCGGCGCCTCCGTGCTGCTGCCGACCGTCTTTCTGCTCACCGTCACTCTCAACCTGATGGTCATCATGTCCATCTCACACTTCAG GCAGCTGCAGACGCCCACCCACCTGCTGCTGCTGTCTCTGGCCAGCTCCGACTTCTTGATGGGCGTCTTCCTGTTGTTCCAGATCTTCCAGCTGGACGGCTGCTGGTTGTTCGGCGACGCGACGTGCGCCGCGGTTTACCTCTTGGATCACCTGATCTCGTCGGCCTCCATCGGGACCATGGTGCTCATAACCGTGGATCGTTACGTGGCCGTCTGCGACCCTCTTCACTACCTCGTCAGGGTCACCAGGAGACGAGTGGAGCTTTCCATCGTCCTGTGCTGGTTGTTTTCCTCCGTCTTCAACGTGGCGTGTTCCATCGACACGCTGCAGCGGCCGGGCAGGGGCGTCTCCTGCGTGGGCGAGTGCGTGGTCCTCGTCAGTGGCGCCGTAGGACAAGTGGACCTGATTTTCACCTTCATCGGCCCCATCAGTACCATAGCACTGCTGAACATGAGAGTCTTTGTAGCGGCCGTGTCTCACCGAGTCTCGGTCCTGCCGCGCCCGCGCGGCCCCAAGAGGTCTGAGCTGAGGGCAGCCAGGACGCTCGGGGTGGTGGTGATCGTGTTTTTTGTGTGCATCACGCCGTACTTCTGCGTGGTCGCCTCAGGGCAGAACGTGGCACTCAACTCGTCGGCGGCGGCCGTTATCATTTGTTTGTTCTACTTCAACTCCTGCATCAACCCGCTGATCTACGCTCTTTTCTACCGCTGGTTCAGGAAGTCCATTAAGCTCATTGTGACGCTCCAAATTCTGCAGCCTGATTCTAGCAGGGCGCACCTGCTGTAG